One window of Chryseobacterium indologenes genomic DNA carries:
- a CDS encoding TonB-dependent siderophore receptor: MNKVVSFSLLLLGGVLANAQKVNDSVKHKKIEEVELFGEKKKQPQGLDAITRLPLKTRDQIQSISVISHKAIEELGALTVTDVAKNVPGVTLFSSYGGGNESMSIRGYRGVPVLKNGVQLDSDFRTAGMITDMQGVESIQVIKGSAAIGQGIGNGLGSAGGVINVVTKRPQFIDQTNVGFRYGSWDFYRPTVDFQRVLDSQGKVAVRFNGAYQNNNSFRSHVQGERIYVNPSIAFRPDDKTLINVEMDYLHDKRTPDRGTINLAPGTVEALYHMPKGKFLGYTSDNSKTETYNFATTIVRNLTDKLKVRAAFVNSVSNTDSEASSVSLPAGETNYNIRQRTIGKSQGEDINKVLQLDFIGEQIMTGFIKHTFQVGFDWRETETSSTTFEAYKNSIAPGNLITARNTKIGNTTYAANPLDIVDVVNGNIPNQLPVNVIYKNLGRSNAVLTPSIGAMAQDVMTIGKYVKAHLGLRYSRLNGSANESVDTWNPNFGLIVSPLPNVNVFGSYTTTTSLRSSNNFLLDGGRVGPSMTKQWEAGIKSDWFNERLRFNVTVFDIKTDHLSFTILDENYNPVVIDKQTMYGLAGNLRRKGVEVELIGRILPNLQVMSGWAYLDAQYQDSPAYMNGSAPMNAPKHTANGWLNYKFNKGTLSGLDVGAGIYYVGKRPVDEWTQKTFTAGHLNSVKPGDKPFDMPEYTTVDAQAAYTLKNGMGIRVFFNNIFDSVGYSSYFRGGYIDQIQPRNFAVQVNYKF, from the coding sequence ATGAATAAAGTAGTATCCTTTTCTCTGCTGTTGTTAGGTGGAGTTCTGGCCAATGCGCAGAAAGTAAATGATTCAGTTAAGCACAAGAAAATTGAAGAAGTAGAACTGTTTGGTGAAAAAAAGAAACAGCCGCAAGGCTTGGACGCAATTACCAGATTGCCATTGAAAACCAGAGATCAGATTCAGAGTATTTCTGTGATTTCCCATAAAGCAATTGAAGAATTAGGCGCACTTACAGTCACTGATGTTGCCAAAAATGTTCCGGGAGTTACTCTGTTTTCAAGCTATGGCGGAGGAAACGAAAGTATGTCTATCAGAGGATACCGTGGTGTTCCTGTACTGAAAAACGGAGTTCAGCTGGATTCAGATTTCCGTACTGCAGGGATGATCACTGATATGCAGGGAGTAGAAAGTATTCAGGTTATTAAAGGATCTGCTGCTATTGGTCAGGGAATAGGAAATGGTTTGGGATCTGCAGGAGGAGTGATCAATGTTGTAACAAAAAGACCTCAGTTTATTGATCAGACGAATGTAGGATTCCGTTACGGAAGCTGGGATTTTTACAGACCTACAGTAGACTTCCAGAGAGTATTAGATTCTCAGGGGAAAGTAGCTGTGAGATTCAATGGAGCATATCAGAATAATAATTCATTCAGAAGTCATGTACAGGGAGAAAGGATTTATGTAAACCCATCTATCGCTTTCCGTCCGGATGATAAAACATTAATCAATGTGGAAATGGATTACCTTCATGATAAGAGAACACCGGACAGAGGAACAATCAACCTTGCACCTGGAACTGTTGAAGCATTGTATCACATGCCAAAAGGTAAGTTTTTAGGATATACATCTGATAATTCAAAAACTGAAACATACAACTTTGCCACTACAATCGTACGTAACCTTACAGATAAATTAAAAGTGAGAGCAGCTTTCGTGAATTCCGTAAGTAATACAGATTCTGAAGCTTCATCTGTGTCATTGCCTGCTGGTGAAACCAACTACAATATCAGACAGCGTACTATAGGAAAATCACAGGGAGAAGATATCAACAAAGTATTACAGTTAGACTTCATTGGAGAGCAGATAATGACAGGATTTATTAAACACACATTCCAGGTTGGTTTTGACTGGAGAGAAACAGAAACCTCTTCTACAACCTTTGAAGCATACAAAAACTCAATTGCACCAGGAAATTTAATTACTGCACGTAATACAAAAATCGGAAATACTACCTATGCTGCTAATCCTCTTGATATTGTCGACGTAGTGAACGGAAATATTCCGAATCAACTTCCGGTAAATGTCATTTATAAAAATCTGGGAAGATCAAACGCAGTATTGACACCAAGTATCGGTGCAATGGCTCAGGATGTGATGACGATCGGAAAATATGTAAAAGCTCATTTGGGACTTCGTTACAGCAGGCTCAATGGTTCTGCCAATGAATCTGTAGATACATGGAATCCTAATTTCGGATTGATTGTGTCTCCACTTCCAAATGTTAATGTATTTGGATCATATACTACAACCACATCTTTAAGATCTTCTAATAATTTCCTTTTAGATGGTGGAAGAGTAGGCCCGTCAATGACTAAACAATGGGAAGCTGGTATTAAATCAGATTGGTTTAATGAGCGTTTAAGATTTAATGTAACGGTATTTGATATTAAAACAGATCACCTTTCCTTCACTATTCTTGACGAAAATTATAACCCTGTTGTAATTGACAAACAAACAATGTATGGCCTTGCAGGAAACCTTAGAAGAAAAGGAGTGGAAGTAGAGCTTATCGGAAGAATTTTACCCAATCTTCAGGTGATGTCAGGATGGGCTTATCTCGATGCCCAATATCAGGACAGTCCTGCTTACATGAACGGATCTGCACCCATGAACGCACCTAAACATACTGCAAACGGATGGCTGAATTATAAATTCAACAAAGGTACTTTATCAGGACTTGATGTAGGAGCAGGGATTTATTACGTAGGAAAAAGACCGGTTGACGAATGGACTCAGAAAACATTTACAGCAGGCCACCTGAACAGTGTGAAGCCTGGAGACAAGCCTTTCGATATGCCGGAATATACCACAGTAGATGCCCAGGCAGCATATACCTTGAAAAATGGAATGGGAATAAGAGTGTTCTTTAATAATATTTTTGATAGTGTAGGATACAGTTCTTATTTCAGAGGAGGATATATCGATCAGATTCAGCCGAGAAACTTTGCTGTACAGGTAAACTATAAATTCTAA
- a CDS encoding low affinity iron permease family protein produces the protein MGKKNHSFFEKFSNGAVKFTGSPYAFMGAFLIVVLWAVSGPFFDYSETWQLVINTGTTIITFLMVFLIQKAQNKDSKAIQIKLNELIAAHEKASNRIVDIEELTEAELDQLHVYYEKLGELAKKDTDIHMSHSIDVAQINHDYKYEFFKRRHEEWMQKKEQKNK, from the coding sequence ATGGGAAAAAAGAACCATAGCTTTTTTGAAAAATTTTCAAACGGGGCTGTAAAATTTACAGGAAGTCCATATGCTTTTATGGGAGCTTTTCTTATTGTGGTATTATGGGCGGTCTCCGGACCTTTTTTTGACTATTCCGAAACCTGGCAGCTGGTAATCAATACAGGAACTACAATCATTACTTTTCTGATGGTATTCCTCATTCAGAAAGCTCAGAACAAAGACTCCAAAGCCATACAGATTAAACTCAATGAGCTTATTGCAGCTCACGAAAAAGCAAGCAATCGTATTGTGGATATTGAAGAACTTACAGAAGCAGAACTGGATCAGCTTCACGTTTATTATGAAAAGCTGGGTGAGCTTGCCAAAAAAGATACAGATATCCATATGTCTCATTCCATTGACGTTGCACAGATAAATCATGATTATAAGTATGAGTTTTTTAAAAGAAGACATGAAGAATGGATGCAGAAGAAGGAACAAAAAAATAAATAG
- a CDS encoding MIP/aquaporin family protein produces the protein MTPFIAEVIGTMLLILLGNGVVANVVLKDTKGNNSGWIVITTAWALAVFVGVTVAGPISGAHLNPAVTIGLAIAGKFSWDLVPSYIAAQMIGGMLGAFLVWLFHKDHFAITEDEGAKLACFSTGPAIRKTSSNLISEIIGTFVLVFCVFYFAGPSISLQADPTAKVGLGSIGAIPVTFVVWAIGLSLGGTTGYAINPARDLAPRIMHAILPVKGSSDWGYAWIPVIGPIAGAIIAAVIYGFLK, from the coding sequence ATGACTCCATTTATCGCAGAAGTTATCGGGACGATGCTTCTAATATTGTTAGGCAACGGTGTTGTAGCCAATGTTGTCTTAAAAGATACGAAAGGAAATAATTCCGGGTGGATCGTTATTACTACCGCATGGGCATTGGCCGTTTTTGTGGGAGTAACCGTTGCAGGGCCAATAAGTGGTGCCCATCTGAATCCGGCCGTAACCATTGGACTGGCCATTGCAGGGAAATTTTCCTGGGATCTCGTTCCTTCTTATATCGCAGCCCAAATGATCGGAGGAATGCTGGGAGCATTTCTGGTGTGGCTTTTCCATAAAGATCATTTTGCGATCACGGAAGATGAAGGCGCTAAACTGGCTTGCTTCAGTACTGGTCCGGCTATCAGAAAGACATCCTCTAACCTCATTAGTGAAATTATCGGAACATTTGTACTGGTATTCTGTGTTTTCTATTTTGCAGGCCCCAGCATTTCTTTACAGGCAGACCCAACCGCTAAGGTAGGATTAGGCTCTATCGGGGCTATTCCTGTGACGTTTGTAGTGTGGGCAATTGGTTTATCACTAGGAGGAACAACAGGATATGCCATTAACCCCGCAAGAGACCTTGCCCCAAGAATCATGCACGCCATCTTACCTGTAAAAGGAAGCAGTGATTGGGGATATGCCTGGATTCCTGTTATAGGCCCAATCGCAGGTGCTATAATCGCAGCAGTTATATATGGATTTTTAAAATAA
- the glpK gene encoding glycerol kinase GlpK: MNEKLILALDQGTTSSRAILFNHSGEIKYVSQKDFSQIFPTPGWVEHDPNEIWSSQISVAAEVIAKAGISGLEVAAIGITNQRETTIVWDKETGEPIYNAIVWQDRRTSKYCDELKEQGHAETIKEKTGLVLDAYFSATKLKWILDNVEGARQKAEEGKLCFGTVDTWLVWKLTRGKMFITDVSNASRTMLLNIHTLEWDNDLLELFNIPKAILPTVKQSSEVYGETATTLFSTKIPIAGIAGDQQAALFGQMCTTPGMVKNTYGTGCFLLMNTGTEAVTSKNNLLTTVAWKINGEVNYALEGSVFVGGAAIQWLRDGLKLIHSSEQVNELAASVEDNGGVYFVPALTGLGAPYWDQYARGTIVGITRGTTDAHIARATLEGIAFQVYDIVKAMEADSGRASLELRVDGGASASDLLMQIQSDLFGFKITRPKTLETTALGAAYLAGLAVGYWKDVAEIQSQWIVDKDFHPQLEKEHVDKMVHSWRRAVSRSQSWIED, from the coding sequence ATGAATGAAAAGCTTATCCTCGCTCTAGACCAGGGGACGACTTCCTCCAGAGCGATTCTCTTCAATCACAGTGGAGAAATAAAATATGTATCTCAGAAAGATTTCAGTCAGATATTCCCTACCCCAGGCTGGGTAGAACATGATCCGAATGAAATCTGGTCTTCACAGATCTCAGTAGCTGCAGAAGTTATTGCGAAAGCAGGTATTTCCGGACTGGAAGTTGCCGCTATCGGTATTACGAATCAACGTGAAACTACCATCGTTTGGGATAAGGAAACCGGTGAACCTATCTACAACGCAATTGTATGGCAGGACCGCAGAACTTCAAAGTATTGTGATGAACTTAAAGAACAAGGACATGCGGAAACAATCAAAGAAAAAACAGGACTTGTTCTTGACGCATACTTCTCAGCAACCAAGCTAAAATGGATTCTCGATAATGTAGAAGGAGCAAGACAAAAAGCAGAAGAAGGAAAGTTATGTTTCGGAACTGTTGATACCTGGCTTGTATGGAAACTTACCCGTGGGAAAATGTTTATCACAGACGTGTCCAATGCCAGCAGAACAATGCTTCTGAATATCCATACTTTAGAATGGGATAATGATTTATTAGAACTATTCAACATACCAAAAGCTATTTTGCCTACAGTAAAACAAAGCAGTGAGGTATATGGTGAAACTGCCACTACCCTGTTCTCTACCAAAATTCCGATTGCAGGAATCGCGGGAGACCAGCAAGCTGCCTTATTTGGCCAGATGTGTACTACTCCCGGAATGGTAAAAAACACTTACGGAACAGGATGCTTCCTGTTAATGAATACCGGAACGGAGGCTGTTACTTCTAAAAACAATCTTCTTACAACAGTAGCCTGGAAAATCAATGGAGAAGTGAATTATGCGCTTGAAGGAAGTGTATTTGTAGGAGGTGCAGCCATTCAGTGGTTAAGAGATGGGCTTAAGCTTATTCATTCATCTGAACAGGTAAATGAGTTGGCTGCTTCTGTAGAAGATAATGGCGGAGTGTATTTTGTTCCTGCATTAACGGGTCTTGGTGCTCCTTATTGGGATCAGTATGCCCGCGGAACTATTGTAGGCATCACCCGTGGTACTACCGATGCCCATATCGCAAGAGCTACACTGGAAGGAATTGCATTTCAGGTTTATGATATTGTAAAAGCAATGGAAGCAGATTCCGGAAGAGCAAGCCTTGAATTAAGAGTAGACGGAGGAGCCTCTGCAAGCGATCTTCTGATGCAGATACAGTCTGACCTTTTCGGCTTCAAAATCACACGACCTAAAACACTTGAAACAACAGCACTAGGAGCAGCTTACCTGGCCGGCCTTGCTGTAGGATACTGGAAAGATGTGGCTGAAATTCAGTCTCAATGGATTGTTGACAAAGATTTCCACCCTCAGTTGGAAAAAGAACATGTGGATAAAATGGTACACTCATGGAGAAGAGCTGTATCACGTTCTCAAAGCTGGATAGAAGATTAA
- a CDS encoding glycerol-3-phosphate dehydrogenase/oxidase, which yields MKRNEELSKLTNVKEWDFIVIGGGASGLGSALDAVSRGFKTLLIESHDFAKATSSRSTKLVHGGVRYLAQGDVGLVKEALKERGLLAKNAAHIVKNQSFIIPNYTWWGGIYYKIGLSVYDFLAGKLSLGKTKYISKSKTVEKLPTIEQNHLMSGVVYQDGQFDDARLAINLTQTIIEKGGSAVNYVKVINLLKDASDKVIGVVAEDQFSKQQYQIHGKVVINATGVFTNDILNMNNPKHGKLVVPSQGIHLVLDKSFLKSDDAIMIPKTSDGRVLFVVPWHDRALVGTTDTLLKDESFEPRALEEEINFVLNTARQYLAKKPTREDVKSVFAGLRPLAAPKDGSKSTKEVSRSHKVITSETGLVSIIGGKWTTYRKMAEDTVDEAMKVHRLGNSPSKTEHLSIHGNVKPEQVDRTNHLYVYGSDIPSIKALQESNPRYAQKIHPDHPFTVAEIVWAVRTEMAETIEDILARRVRLLFLDARAAIDSAHNVARIIAEEKGYSEEWAQQQENEFIELARGYLLTPYSPKVINLN from the coding sequence ATGAAACGAAACGAAGAACTCAGTAAGTTAACCAATGTAAAAGAATGGGACTTTATTGTCATAGGAGGAGGAGCCAGTGGTTTAGGTTCAGCATTAGACGCAGTAAGCAGAGGATTCAAAACTTTATTGATTGAATCTCATGATTTTGCAAAAGCAACATCCAGCAGAAGTACCAAATTGGTACACGGCGGAGTTAGATATCTTGCCCAGGGAGATGTCGGATTGGTAAAAGAAGCATTGAAAGAAAGAGGACTTCTGGCAAAAAATGCAGCACATATCGTAAAAAATCAGTCTTTCATTATTCCGAACTATACATGGTGGGGAGGAATCTACTATAAAATAGGACTCTCCGTTTATGATTTCCTTGCCGGAAAATTAAGTTTGGGAAAAACAAAATACATCAGCAAATCAAAAACTGTTGAAAAGCTGCCTACTATTGAACAAAATCACCTGATGAGTGGTGTTGTTTACCAAGACGGACAATTTGACGATGCCAGACTTGCGATTAACCTTACCCAGACCATTATTGAAAAAGGGGGAAGCGCTGTCAATTATGTAAAAGTCATCAACCTTCTAAAAGATGCTTCCGATAAAGTAATCGGGGTTGTTGCAGAAGATCAGTTTTCTAAACAGCAATATCAGATTCATGGTAAAGTGGTCATCAACGCAACCGGTGTCTTTACGAATGACATCCTTAATATGAACAACCCTAAGCATGGTAAGCTTGTAGTACCAAGCCAGGGAATTCACCTTGTATTGGATAAATCTTTCCTTAAAAGTGATGATGCGATCATGATTCCAAAAACTTCAGACGGCAGGGTTTTATTTGTTGTTCCATGGCATGACAGAGCTTTAGTAGGAACTACAGATACCCTTTTAAAGGATGAAAGTTTTGAGCCTCGTGCCCTGGAAGAAGAAATCAACTTTGTTTTAAATACTGCCAGACAATATTTAGCTAAAAAACCAACCCGTGAAGATGTAAAATCAGTTTTCGCCGGGCTTCGTCCTCTTGCCGCTCCTAAAGATGGAAGTAAAAGTACAAAAGAAGTTTCCCGAAGCCATAAGGTGATTACTTCAGAAACAGGACTGGTTTCTATTATCGGAGGAAAATGGACTACCTACCGTAAAATGGCGGAAGATACTGTAGACGAAGCTATGAAAGTTCACAGGTTGGGAAATAGCCCATCTAAGACTGAGCATCTTTCCATCCATGGAAATGTAAAACCAGAACAGGTAGACAGAACAAATCACCTGTATGTTTACGGATCAGATATCCCTTCTATAAAAGCACTGCAGGAAAGTAATCCTCGTTATGCCCAAAAAATTCATCCGGACCATCCCTTTACTGTAGCAGAAATAGTTTGGGCTGTAAGAACAGAGATGGCAGAAACTATTGAGGATATTCTGGCAAGAAGGGTACGTTTACTGTTTCTTGATGCAAGAGCGGCTATAGACAGCGCTCATAACGTAGCAAGAATCATTGCTGAGGAGAAAGGATATTCTGAAGAATGGGCTCAGCAGCAGGAAAATGAATTCATTGAATTAGCAAGAGGGTATTTATTAACTCCTTATTCACCTAAAGTTATCAACCTAAATTAG
- a CDS encoding DeoR/GlpR family DNA-binding transcription regulator, whose amino-acid sequence MEKLIPRQDEILKELDEKGHVLVQDLCEKLNVSSVTIRKDLNYLESLGLLFRNHGGASKQVRYAYEKNVVEKENINVEAKQSIARAALSLIQENDCIILASGTTMHYLARMLMNFGPLTVLTSSLRVAIELCNNPNINIIQLGGEVRKSSTSIVGSISEGILKQFSCNKLFLGVDGIDPEFGISTSNAAEAHLNQIMMECADQTVILADSSKLNKKGFGKIAALDQVDYLITDSCISAEDRAGLEEVGVTVIAQ is encoded by the coding sequence ATGGAAAAGCTAATACCAAGACAGGATGAAATATTGAAAGAGCTTGATGAAAAAGGACACGTTCTCGTTCAGGATCTGTGTGAAAAACTCAATGTTTCCTCGGTTACGATCCGAAAGGATTTGAACTATCTTGAAAGTCTGGGGCTTCTTTTCAGAAATCATGGAGGGGCAAGTAAGCAGGTAAGGTATGCTTACGAAAAAAATGTTGTAGAAAAAGAAAACATCAATGTAGAGGCGAAGCAGTCTATTGCAAGGGCGGCTTTGTCATTGATTCAGGAAAATGACTGTATCATCTTAGCATCCGGAACTACTATGCATTATCTTGCCAGGATGCTGATGAATTTTGGTCCGCTTACAGTATTGACGTCTTCTTTGAGGGTAGCCATTGAGCTTTGCAATAATCCTAATATTAATATTATACAGTTGGGCGGTGAAGTGCGGAAAAGTTCTACATCTATAGTAGGTTCTATTTCTGAAGGTATCCTTAAGCAGTTTTCATGTAATAAACTCTTTCTGGGAGTGGATGGTATTGATCCGGAATTCGGAATCAGTACTTCCAATGCTGCAGAAGCTCATCTGAACCAGATTATGATGGAGTGTGCAGATCAAACAGTGATTCTTGCAGATTCTTCAAAACTGAATAAGAAAGGATTTGGGAAAATCGCAGCTTTGGATCAGGTGGATTATCTGATTACTGACAGCTGTATTTCTGCGGAAGACAGAGCTGGACTGGAAGAAGTTGGAGTAACTGTTATTGCTCAATAA
- the rplC gene encoding 50S ribosomal protein L3, with translation MSGIIGKKIGMTSLFNEEGKNIPCTVIQAGPCSILQVRTLEKDGYTAVQLGFDDKSEKNVGKALAGHFKKAGSAPKAKLVEFHDGFTEAKVGEVVSVDLFIEGEYVDVTGTSKGKGFQGVVKRHGFGGVMQATHGQHNRLRAPGSIGAGSDPSRVFKGMRMAGRMGGEQVTVQNLQVLKVDQEQNLLVVKGAVPGAKNSYVIIRKWN, from the coding sequence ATGTCAGGTATTATTGGTAAAAAAATCGGTATGACGTCTTTGTTTAACGAAGAAGGGAAAAACATTCCTTGTACAGTTATTCAAGCTGGTCCATGCTCGATTTTACAGGTCAGAACCTTAGAAAAAGACGGTTATACAGCTGTTCAGTTAGGTTTCGATGACAAGAGTGAGAAGAACGTTGGTAAAGCGTTAGCTGGTCATTTTAAAAAGGCTGGTTCTGCTCCTAAAGCTAAATTAGTAGAATTCCATGATGGATTTACTGAGGCAAAAGTAGGAGAGGTGGTAAGTGTTGATCTATTCATCGAAGGTGAATATGTAGATGTAACAGGAACTTCAAAAGGTAAAGGCTTCCAGGGTGTTGTTAAAAGACACGGATTTGGAGGTGTAATGCAGGCAACTCATGGTCAGCACAACAGACTTAGAGCTCCAGGTTCTATCGGTGCTGGTTCAGACCCTTCAAGAGTATTCAAAGGGATGAGAATGGCTGGAAGAATGGGAGGTGAGCAGGTAACTGTTCAAAACCTTCAAGTGTTAAAAGTTGATCAAGAACAAAATCTTTTAGTAGTAAAAGGTGCTGTTCCGGGAGCTAAAAATTCTTATGTAATTATCAGAAAATGGAACTAG
- the rplD gene encoding 50S ribosomal protein L4, producing MELVVLNTSGKETGRKVTLDETVFGIEPNQHAVYLEVKQYLAAQRQGTHKAKERSEITASTKKLKKQKGSGSARYGDIKSPTFRGGGRVFGPKPRDYRFKLNKALKRLAKKSVLSQKMRDNSIKVLEDVSFAAPKTKDFINVLNALELNGKKSLFVLPEANKNVYLSSRNLPKTKVMNFNEISSYDLVNAGEIIFFEGAVEKFQENLKK from the coding sequence ATGGAACTAGTAGTATTAAATACATCAGGAAAAGAGACCGGAAGAAAAGTAACTCTAGACGAAACAGTATTCGGAATTGAGCCAAATCAGCACGCGGTTTACTTAGAAGTTAAACAGTACCTTGCAGCACAAAGACAAGGAACTCATAAAGCAAAAGAAAGAAGCGAAATTACTGCTTCTACTAAAAAGCTTAAGAAGCAAAAAGGATCTGGATCTGCTAGATACGGGGATATCAAATCTCCAACTTTCAGAGGTGGAGGTAGAGTATTCGGACCAAAACCAAGAGACTACAGATTCAAATTGAACAAAGCTCTTAAGAGATTAGCTAAAAAATCTGTTTTATCTCAGAAAATGAGAGACAACAGCATTAAAGTTTTAGAAGATGTGAGCTTTGCTGCTCCTAAGACTAAAGATTTCATCAATGTATTAAACGCATTGGAACTTAACGGTAAAAAATCTTTATTCGTTCTTCCTGAAGCTAACAAGAATGTGTATTTATCTTCAAGAAACTTACCTAAAACTAAAGTAATGAACTTCAACGAGATCAGTTCTTACGATTTAGTAAATGCAGGTGAGATTATTTTCTTCGAAGGTGCAGTTGAAAAATTCCAGGAAAATTTAAAGAAATAA
- the rplW gene encoding 50S ribosomal protein L23, which translates to MSIIIKPVISEKANYLTDLRGSYSFLVDPKANKIQIKKAVEAAYGVKVADVNTMIYAPKVSSKYTKKGLQVGKTNKLKKAVIKLAEGEVIDIFAVN; encoded by the coding sequence ATGTCTATTATTATTAAACCAGTTATTTCAGAAAAGGCTAATTACCTTACAGATTTAAGAGGTTCTTATTCTTTCTTAGTTGATCCTAAGGCGAATAAAATCCAGATTAAAAAAGCTGTTGAAGCAGCTTACGGTGTAAAAGTAGCAGACGTTAACACAATGATTTATGCTCCGAAGGTTTCTTCAAAGTACACTAAAAAAGGTCTTCAAGTAGGAAAGACAAACAAATTGAAAAAAGCGGTAATCAAACTTGCTGAAGGTGAGGTTATCGATATTTTTGCTGTAAATTAA
- the rplB gene encoding 50S ribosomal protein L2 translates to MSVRKLKPITPGQRFRIVNNFEEITTNKPEKSLTVGIKKSGGRNQTGKMTMRYTGGGHKKKYRIIDFKRNKANVEATVKSVEYDPNRTAFIALLEYADGEKRYIIAPNGIKVDQKVISGESVEPNVGNAMKLKNIPLGTVISCVEMKPGQGAILARSAGSSAQLTSRDGKYAIIKLPSGESRMILTECYAMIGSVSNSDHQLTVSGKAGRSRWLGRRPRTRAVVMNPVDHPMGGGEGRSSGGHPRSRNGKPAKGYKTRKKNKVSNRYIVSKRK, encoded by the coding sequence ATGTCTGTTAGAAAATTAAAACCTATCACCCCGGGACAGAGATTCAGAATTGTAAACAATTTTGAGGAAATTACTACCAACAAACCAGAGAAGTCTCTAACAGTTGGTATTAAAAAGTCAGGTGGACGTAACCAAACAGGTAAAATGACCATGCGTTACACCGGAGGTGGACACAAAAAGAAATACAGAATTATTGACTTCAAAAGAAACAAAGCAAACGTTGAAGCAACTGTAAAATCTGTAGAATACGATCCAAACAGAACTGCATTTATCGCTTTATTAGAGTACGCAGACGGAGAGAAGAGATATATCATCGCTCCAAACGGTATCAAAGTTGATCAGAAAGTAATTTCTGGAGAAAGCGTAGAGCCAAATGTAGGAAACGCAATGAAGTTGAAAAACATTCCTTTAGGTACTGTTATTTCTTGTGTTGAAATGAAACCTGGTCAAGGTGCAATTTTAGCAAGAAGTGCTGGTTCTTCAGCTCAATTGACTTCAAGAGACGGAAAATATGCAATCATCAAATTGCCTTCAGGAGAATCAAGAATGATCCTTACTGAGTGTTATGCAATGATTGGATCTGTTTCTAACTCTGACCACCAATTAACTGTATCAGGTAAGGCTGGTAGAAGCAGATGGTTAGGTAGAAGACCAAGAACAAGAGCTGTTGTAATGAACCCGGTTGATCACCCAATGGGAGGTGGTGAAGGACGTTCTTCTGGAGGTCACCCAAGATCTAGAAACGGTAAACCAGCTAAAGGTTACAAAACTAGAAAGAAAAACAAAGTGTCTAACCGTTACATCGTATCTAAAAGAAAATAA
- the rpsS gene encoding 30S ribosomal protein S19, with protein MARSLKKGPFIHHTLDKKVQANIEANKKTVIKTWSRASMISPDFVGQTIAVHNGKSFIPVYVTENMVGHKLGEFSPTRSFRGHGGNKNKGSR; from the coding sequence ATGGCAAGATCACTTAAAAAAGGACCGTTCATTCATCATACTTTAGATAAGAAGGTTCAGGCAAATATAGAAGCTAACAAGAAAACTGTTATCAAAACTTGGTCTAGAGCATCAATGATCTCTCCAGACTTCGTAGGACAAACTATTGCAGTACACAACGGGAAATCTTTTATCCCAGTTTATGTTACAGAAAACATGGTTGGTCACAAGCTAGGCGAATTTTCTCCAACAAGATCTTTCAGAGGTCATGGTGGTAACAAAAACAAAGGAAGCAGATAA
- the rplV gene encoding 50S ribosomal protein L22 produces MGSRKRESALARKLTNQDVVKAIHNDCPSSPRKMRLVADIIRGEQVDKALYILKYSKKDASNKLEKVLLSAMANWQTKNEGADIEEANLIVKEIFVDSARQLKRLRPAPQGRGYRIRKRSNHITLILGKKEN; encoded by the coding sequence ATGGGATCAAGAAAAAGAGAAAGTGCATTAGCACGTAAATTGACAAACCAAGACGTAGTAAAAGCAATACACAATGATTGCCCATCTTCTCCAAGAAAAATGAGATTAGTAGCTGATATCATTAGAGGAGAGCAGGTAGACAAAGCTTTATACATTCTAAAATATTCTAAAAAAGACGCATCTAACAAGTTAGAAAAAGTATTGCTTTCAGCAATGGCTAACTGGCAGACTAAAAACGAAGGTGCTGATATTGAAGAAGCAAATCTTATCGTTAAAGAAATTTTTGTAGACAGTGCTAGACAATTGAAGAGACTAAGACCAGCTCCACAAGGTAGAGGGTACAGAATCAGAAAAAGATCAAACCACATTACATTAATCTTAGGTAAAAAAGAAAATTAA